A stretch of the Arvicola amphibius chromosome 8, mArvAmp1.2, whole genome shotgun sequence genome encodes the following:
- the LOC119821895 gene encoding zinc finger protein 431-like: MAAVEKNAVTYDDVHVNFTLEEWALLDPSQKSLYKDVMVETYRNLTSIGYSWEDHNIEEHCQSSRRHERRSKCLNSMWKPYICYSSFIRYIICYSGYKPHEHRDVKRYNIPLSQNR; this comes from the exons atggCAGCTGTGGAGAAA AatgcagtgacctatgatgaCGTGCATGTCAACTTCACTTTGGAAGAATGGGctttgctggatccttcccagaagagtctctacaaagatgtgatggtGGAGACCTACAGGAACCTTACTAGTATAG GATACAGCTGGGAAGACCATAATATTGAAGAACATTgtcaaagttctagaagacatgaaag AAGGTCAAAATGTTTGAACTCAATGTGGAAACCTTATATTTGTTATTCTTCCTTCATTAGGTATATCATATGTTACTCTGGATACAAGCCACATGAGCATAGGGATGTGAAAAGATACAACATACCTCTCTCTCAGAACAGATAG